In Rouxiella sp. WC2420, the following proteins share a genomic window:
- a CDS encoding NCS2 family protein: MTTQPAEPEAQRQTAETPRSSELIYRLEDRPPLPQTVFAACQHLLAMFVAVITPALLICQALGLPAQDTQHIISMSLFASGLASILQIKTWGPVGSGLLSIQGTSFNFVSPLIMGGMALKNGGATVPVMMAALFGTLMVASCTEILLSRVLHLARRIITPLVSGIVVMIIGLSLIQVGLTSIGGGYSAMSDHTFGSPKNLILAAIVLVVIILLNRQRNPYLRVASLVIAMAVGYIVAWAMGMLPVSAPAVATHLITIPTPLYYGLGFDWNLLVPLMLIFMVTSLETIGDITATSDVSEQPVSGPIYMKRIKGGVLANGLNSMLSAVFNTFPNSCFGQNNGVIQLTGVASRYVGFVVALMLIVLGLFPAVAGFVQHIPEPVLGGATIVMFGTIAASGVRIVSRERLNRRAIMIMALSLAVGMGVSQQPLILQFAPDWLKTLLSSGIAAGGITAIVLNLIFPREP, encoded by the coding sequence GTGACTACACAACCAGCCGAGCCAGAAGCTCAGCGCCAGACGGCAGAAACGCCGCGCAGCAGTGAATTAATTTATCGATTAGAAGACCGTCCGCCGTTGCCACAGACAGTGTTTGCGGCCTGCCAGCATTTACTGGCCATGTTTGTTGCGGTGATTACTCCGGCATTGTTGATTTGCCAGGCTTTAGGCCTGCCAGCGCAGGATACTCAGCACATCATCAGCATGTCGCTGTTCGCCTCTGGTTTAGCGTCAATCCTGCAAATTAAAACCTGGGGACCCGTCGGATCGGGCCTGCTGTCGATTCAAGGCACCAGCTTCAACTTTGTTTCTCCTTTGATCATGGGCGGTATGGCGCTGAAAAATGGCGGTGCCACCGTTCCTGTCATGATGGCGGCGCTGTTCGGCACACTCATGGTCGCCTCCTGTACCGAGATCCTGCTTTCACGGGTGTTACACCTCGCTCGCCGTATCATCACCCCGTTGGTATCCGGCATCGTGGTGATGATCATCGGCCTGTCACTCATTCAAGTGGGCCTGACCTCAATTGGCGGCGGTTACTCGGCAATGAGTGACCACACCTTTGGTTCACCGAAAAACCTGATTCTGGCAGCCATCGTTTTGGTGGTGATTATCCTGCTGAACCGCCAGCGTAATCCTTACCTGCGAGTGGCTTCTTTGGTGATTGCCATGGCCGTCGGTTATATCGTTGCCTGGGCAATGGGCATGTTGCCTGTGTCTGCACCAGCCGTAGCCACGCATCTGATCACCATTCCAACTCCGCTGTATTACGGACTCGGGTTTGACTGGAATCTGCTGGTTCCGTTGATGCTTATCTTTATGGTGACCTCGCTGGAAACCATTGGCGATATTACCGCGACCTCCGACGTTTCGGAGCAACCGGTCAGCGGCCCAATTTATATGAAGCGCATCAAGGGCGGCGTGCTGGCCAATGGCCTTAATTCGATGCTTTCTGCCGTGTTCAACACATTCCCCAACTCCTGTTTTGGCCAGAACAATGGCGTGATCCAACTGACCGGCGTTGCCAGCCGTTATGTCGGATTCGTAGTTGCATTGATGCTGATCGTGCTCGGTTTGTTCCCGGCGGTGGCGGGTTTTGTGCAGCACATTCCTGAACCGGTTCTGGGCGGCGCAACCATCGTAATGTTCGGCACTATCGCAGCCTCGGGTGTGCGCATCGTTTCACGCGAACGCCTCAATCGCCGCGCGATCATGATTATGGCGCTGTCGTTGGCCGTCGGCATGGGCGTATCGCAGCAGCCATTAATCTTGCAATTCGCTCCTGACTGGCTGAAAACGCTGCTCTCTTCCGGTATCGCTGCTGGCGGTATTACCGCTATCGTGCTGAATTTGATCTTCCCGCGCGAGCCTTGA